A stretch of Pseudomonas sp. 7SR1 DNA encodes these proteins:
- a CDS encoding lysoplasmalogenase, whose translation MGWLILALMGAATYLYGLSVHASLLCLLVKPMPVLALLGWLHDAPPGDYRRWISLGLIFSLAGDVLLAWPGDLFVFGLGAFLLAHLAYLKAYLSDCRRPALLPLALALGIGAVLLAILVSSGLGPLLVPVVIYGLVISAMLWRALARLGTNVPKRSAGLAAAGALAFVFSDSLIGINRFVHPFHAAPYLIIISYWLGQWGITASAFARKPQ comes from the coding sequence ATGGGCTGGCTGATCCTCGCTCTGATGGGAGCGGCCACCTACCTGTATGGCCTGAGCGTGCATGCCTCGCTGCTGTGCCTGCTGGTCAAGCCGATGCCGGTGCTGGCGCTGCTGGGTTGGCTGCACGATGCGCCGCCCGGCGACTATCGACGCTGGATCAGTCTCGGGCTGATTTTTTCGCTGGCGGGCGACGTACTGCTGGCGTGGCCGGGCGACTTGTTCGTGTTCGGCCTTGGCGCGTTTCTCCTGGCGCACCTGGCCTACCTCAAAGCCTACCTCAGCGATTGCCGCCGACCGGCGCTGCTGCCCTTGGCCCTGGCCTTGGGCATCGGTGCGGTGCTCCTGGCAATCCTGGTGTCGAGCGGTCTCGGGCCGTTGCTGGTGCCAGTGGTGATCTACGGCCTGGTCATCAGCGCCATGCTCTGGCGGGCGTTGGCACGCCTGGGCACCAACGTGCCCAAGCGTTCGGCAGGGCTGGCCGCCGCCGGGGCGCTGGCGTTTGTGTTTTCCGACAGCCTCATCGGCATCAACCGGTTCGTGCACCCCTTCCATGCCGCGCCTTACCTGATCATCATCAGTTATTGGCTGGGCCAATGGGGCATTACAGCGTCGGCGTTCGCCCGAAAGCCACAGTGA
- the cmoB gene encoding tRNA 5-methoxyuridine(34)/uridine 5-oxyacetic acid(34) synthase CmoB, with protein sequence MIDLSPLARRLAGTPLADWAATLQSQLDIKMQKGHGDLERWQNALDALPSLQPTRIDLLNSLTLDTECSDETRAQMRTALMGLSPWRKGPFDLFGVHVDTEWRSDWKWSRVAPHLDLKGKRILDVGCGNGYYMWRMLGAGADTVIGVDPNWLFFCQFQAVQRYLSQPNAWHLPFPFEDLPPDLEGFDTVFSMGVFYHRRSPIEHLLALKDCLVKGGELVLETLVIEGNEHQVLVPEDRYAQMRNVWFLPSVPALERWLRRAGFSDVRCVDVSLTTVEEQRSTEWMKYQSLSDFLDPADHGKTIEGLPAPMRAVIVARK encoded by the coding sequence ATGATCGATCTGTCTCCCCTCGCCCGCCGTCTGGCCGGTACACCCCTGGCCGACTGGGCCGCGACGCTGCAGTCGCAGCTCGATATCAAGATGCAGAAAGGCCATGGCGATCTCGAACGCTGGCAGAACGCCCTGGATGCCCTGCCGTCGCTGCAACCGACCCGGATAGACCTGCTGAACAGTCTGACGCTCGACACCGAGTGCAGCGATGAAACCCGCGCCCAGATGCGCACCGCCCTGATGGGCCTTTCCCCATGGCGCAAAGGCCCGTTCGATCTGTTCGGCGTGCACGTGGACACCGAATGGCGTTCGGACTGGAAGTGGTCACGGGTGGCACCGCACCTGGACCTCAAGGGCAAGCGCATCCTCGATGTGGGCTGCGGCAACGGCTACTACATGTGGCGAATGCTGGGGGCCGGGGCCGACACCGTGATCGGCGTCGACCCCAACTGGCTGTTCTTCTGCCAGTTCCAGGCGGTGCAGCGCTACCTTTCGCAGCCCAACGCCTGGCACCTGCCGTTCCCCTTCGAAGACCTGCCGCCGGACCTCGAAGGCTTCGACACGGTGTTTTCCATGGGCGTGTTCTACCACCGCCGCTCCCCCATCGAACACCTGCTGGCCTTGAAGGACTGTCTGGTGAAAGGCGGCGAACTGGTGTTGGAAACCCTGGTGATCGAGGGTAACGAGCATCAGGTGCTGGTCCCCGAGGACCGCTATGCGCAGATGCGCAACGTCTGGTTCCTGCCGTCGGTTCCAGCCCTGGAGCGCTGGCTGCGCCGGGCCGGGTTCAGCGATGTGCGGTGTGTGGACGTGAGCCTGACGACCGTGGAAGAACAGCGCAGCACCGAGTGGATGAAGTATCAGTCGCTGAGCGACTTCCTTGACCCTGCTGACCATGGCAAGACCATCGAAGGGCTACCGGCACCGATGCGGGCGGTGATCGTGGCGCGTAAATAA
- the lon gene encoding endopeptidase La yields the protein MSDQHSTEATNDYADSEHIEHTVSGTGLALPGQSLPDKVYIIPIHNRPFFPAQVLPVIVNEEPWAETLELVAKSEHHSLALFFMDTPQEDPRHFDTSALPLYGTLVKVHHASREAGKLQFVAQGLTRVRIRTWLKHHRPPYLVEVEYPHQPSEPTDEVKAYGMALINAIKELLPLNPLYSEELKNYLNRFSPNDPSPLTDFAAALTSATGNELQEVLDCVPMLKRMEKVLPMLRKEVEVVRLQKEISAEVNSKIGEHQRQFFLKEQLKVIQQELGLTKDDRSADLEQFEQRLEGKTLPAQARKRIDEEMNKLSILETGSPEYAVTRNYLDWATSVPWGVYGQDKLDLKHARKVLDQHHAGLDDIKDRILEFLAVGAYKGEISGSIVLLVGPPGVGKTSVGKSIAESLGRPFYRFSVGGMRDEAEIKGHRRTYIGAQPGKLVQALKDVEVMNPVIMLDEIDKMGQSYQGDPASALLETLDPEQNVEFLDHYLDMRLDLSKVLFVCTANTLDSIPGPLLDRMEVIRLSGYITEEKIAIAKRHLWPKQLAKAGVSKGSLSISDSALKALIDGYAREAGVRQLEKQLGKLVRKAVMKLIEDPKAVIKLGPKDLEASLGKPVFRNEQVLSGVGVITGLAWTSMGGATLPIEATRIHTLNRGFKLTGQLGEVMKESAEIAHSYVSSHLKQFGGDPKFFDEAFVHLHVPEGATPKDGPSAGVTMASALLSLARNQPPKKAVAMTGELTLTGHVLPIGGVREKVIAARRQKIFELILPEANRGNFEELPDYLKEGVTVHFAKRFADVAKVLF from the coding sequence ATGAGCGACCAGCACTCTACTGAAGCCACGAACGACTACGCAGATTCCGAACACATCGAACATACCGTTTCCGGAACCGGCCTCGCCCTGCCCGGCCAAAGCCTGCCGGACAAGGTCTACATCATTCCCATCCACAATCGCCCGTTCTTCCCGGCCCAGGTGCTGCCGGTCATCGTCAATGAAGAACCCTGGGCCGAAACCCTGGAACTGGTAGCCAAGTCCGAACATCATTCCCTGGCCCTGTTCTTCATGGACACGCCCCAGGAAGACCCGCGCCATTTCGACACCTCGGCCCTGCCGCTGTACGGCACGCTGGTCAAGGTCCATCACGCCAGCCGTGAAGCCGGCAAGCTGCAATTCGTCGCCCAGGGCCTGACCCGGGTGCGCATTCGCACCTGGCTCAAGCATCACCGCCCGCCGTACCTGGTGGAAGTCGAATACCCCCACCAGCCGAGCGAGCCGACCGACGAGGTCAAGGCCTATGGCATGGCGCTGATCAATGCGATCAAGGAACTGCTGCCGCTCAATCCGCTGTACAGCGAAGAGCTGAAGAACTACCTCAACCGCTTCAGCCCCAACGACCCATCGCCGCTGACCGACTTCGCCGCCGCGCTCACCTCCGCCACCGGCAATGAGCTGCAGGAAGTACTCGACTGCGTGCCGATGCTCAAGCGCATGGAAAAAGTGCTGCCGATGCTGCGCAAGGAAGTGGAAGTGGTGCGCCTGCAGAAGGAGATTTCCGCCGAGGTCAACAGCAAGATCGGCGAACATCAGCGCCAGTTCTTCCTCAAGGAACAGCTCAAGGTCATCCAGCAGGAACTGGGGCTGACCAAGGACGACCGCAGCGCCGACCTCGAACAGTTCGAACAGCGGCTGGAGGGCAAGACACTGCCGGCCCAGGCCCGCAAGCGCATCGACGAGGAAATGAACAAGCTCTCCATCCTGGAGACCGGCTCGCCGGAATACGCCGTTACCCGCAATTACCTCGACTGGGCGACCTCGGTGCCATGGGGCGTGTATGGCCAGGACAAGCTCGACCTCAAGCATGCCCGCAAGGTGCTGGACCAGCACCACGCCGGCCTGGACGACATCAAGGACCGCATCCTGGAGTTCCTCGCCGTTGGCGCCTACAAAGGCGAGATCAGCGGCTCCATCGTACTGCTGGTGGGACCGCCCGGAGTGGGCAAGACCAGCGTGGGCAAGTCCATCGCCGAATCCCTCGGCCGGCCGTTCTACCGCTTCAGCGTCGGCGGCATGCGCGACGAAGCCGAGATCAAGGGCCACCGGCGCACCTACATCGGCGCCCAACCGGGCAAGCTGGTGCAGGCGCTCAAGGACGTCGAGGTGATGAACCCGGTGATCATGCTCGACGAGATCGACAAGATGGGCCAGAGCTACCAGGGCGACCCGGCCTCGGCCTTGCTGGAAACCCTCGACCCGGAACAGAACGTCGAATTCCTCGACCACTACCTGGACATGCGCCTGGACCTGTCGAAGGTGCTCTTCGTCTGCACCGCCAACACCCTGGATTCGATCCCCGGCCCGTTGCTGGACCGGATGGAAGTGATTCGCCTGTCGGGCTACATCACCGAAGAGAAGATCGCCATCGCCAAACGCCACCTGTGGCCCAAGCAGCTGGCCAAGGCCGGCGTGTCCAAGGGCAGCCTGAGCATCAGCGACAGCGCCCTCAAGGCGCTGATCGATGGTTATGCCCGAGAGGCCGGGGTGCGACAGTTGGAGAAACAGCTGGGCAAACTGGTACGCAAGGCCGTGATGAAGCTGATCGAGGACCCGAAGGCCGTGATCAAGCTCGGGCCGAAGGATCTCGAGGCCTCTCTGGGCAAACCGGTGTTCCGCAACGAGCAGGTACTCTCGGGCGTCGGGGTGATCACCGGCCTGGCCTGGACCAGCATGGGCGGCGCCACCCTGCCGATCGAAGCGACCCGCATCCACACCCTGAATCGCGGTTTCAAGCTCACCGGACAGTTGGGGGAAGTCATGAAGGAGTCGGCGGAAATCGCCCACAGCTACGTCAGCTCACACCTGAAACAGTTCGGCGGCGATCCGAAATTCTTCGACGAGGCCTTCGTCCACCTGCATGTTCCCGAAGGCGCAACCCCCAAGGACGGCCCGAGCGCCGGGGTGACCATGGCCAGCGCCCTGCTGTCCCTGGCGCGCAACCAGCCACCGAAGAAAGCCGTCGCCATGACCGGCGAACTCACCCTGACCGGGCATGTGCTGCCGATCGGCGGCGTGCGGGAAAAAGTCATCGCGGCACGGCGGCAGAAAATCTTCGAACTGATCCTGCCGGAAGCCAACCGGGGCAACTTCGAGGAACTGCCGGACTACCTCAAGGAAGGCGTCACGGTGCACTTCGCCAAGCGGTTCGCGGATGTGGCGAAGGTGTTGTTCTGA
- a CDS encoding protease inhibitor I42 family protein, whose translation MSLTRLFVPLSLALLSACATQTSNNVTVEKLSQCPVRLNNGQNLILSLPSNPSTGYRWAVQDSAGGVLKALGPEVYRNPEDAGIVGAAGVSTWRFQAFNPGTGRLRLTYQQPWAPEVPPVETFDCAIAVK comes from the coding sequence ATGTCCCTCACTCGCCTGTTCGTACCTCTCAGCCTCGCCCTGCTGAGCGCCTGCGCCACGCAAACCAGCAACAACGTGACCGTGGAAAAACTGAGCCAGTGCCCGGTAAGGCTTAACAACGGACAGAACCTGATCCTGAGCCTGCCCAGCAATCCCAGCACCGGTTATCGCTGGGCGGTTCAGGATTCGGCCGGCGGTGTGCTGAAAGCACTGGGCCCCGAGGTGTACCGCAACCCGGAGGACGCCGGTATCGTCGGAGCTGCCGGGGTTTCGACCTGGCGCTTCCAGGCATTCAACCCGGGCACCGGCCGGCTGCGCCTGACTTATCAACAGCCCTGGGCCCCTGAAGTACCGCCCGTGGAGACCTTCGACTGCGCTATCGCGGTGAAATGA
- a CDS encoding MFS transporter, with the protein MTTTTTCNDAVPAQPTNSTTRVATASFIGTAIEFYDFYVYATAAALVIGPVFFPQTSGTAQMLSSFLTFGIAFLARPLGSALFGHFGDRIGRKSTLVASLLLMGICTTLIGVLPGYASIGAWAPLLLCLLRFGQGLGLGGEWGGAALLATENAPKGKRAWFGMFPQLGPSIGFLAANGLFLSLAMGLDDEQFRSWGWRIPFLLSAVLVIVGLYVRLKLHETPVFANAVARQERVKVPLVELFSQYWAPTLLGAAAMVVCYALFYISTVFSLSYGVATLGYSRETFLALLCFAVLFMAAATPLSAWASDRFGRKPVLIVGGVLAIASGFLMEPLLTHGSTWAVALFLCVELFLMGVTFAPMGALLPELFPTHVRYTGASAAYNLGGIVGASAAPFFAQKLVAMGGLGYVGGYVSAAAVLSVIAVLCLKETRHNDLNRVA; encoded by the coding sequence ATGACGACGACCACCACCTGCAACGACGCTGTGCCCGCCCAACCGACAAACTCCACTACCCGCGTGGCGACCGCGAGCTTCATCGGCACCGCCATCGAATTCTACGACTTCTACGTCTATGCCACGGCCGCCGCCCTGGTGATCGGACCGGTATTCTTCCCGCAGACATCCGGCACGGCACAGATGCTGTCGTCCTTCCTGACATTCGGTATCGCCTTCCTCGCCCGCCCGTTGGGTTCGGCGCTGTTCGGTCACTTCGGCGACCGGATCGGGCGCAAGTCCACCCTGGTGGCCTCCCTGCTGCTCATGGGCATCTGCACCACGCTTATCGGCGTGCTGCCCGGCTACGCCAGCATTGGCGCCTGGGCACCGTTGCTGCTCTGCCTGCTGCGCTTCGGCCAAGGCCTGGGGCTGGGAGGCGAATGGGGCGGGGCCGCACTGCTGGCCACGGAGAATGCGCCCAAAGGCAAGCGCGCCTGGTTCGGCATGTTCCCCCAACTGGGCCCCTCCATCGGTTTCCTGGCGGCCAACGGGCTGTTCCTGAGCCTGGCCATGGGCCTGGACGACGAGCAGTTTCGCTCCTGGGGCTGGCGGATCCCGTTCCTGCTCAGCGCCGTGCTGGTGATCGTCGGCCTCTATGTGCGCCTCAAGCTCCATGAAACGCCGGTCTTCGCCAATGCCGTGGCCCGTCAGGAGCGGGTGAAGGTGCCGCTGGTGGAGCTGTTCAGCCAGTATTGGGCACCGACGTTGCTGGGCGCGGCGGCGATGGTGGTGTGCTACGCGCTGTTCTACATTTCCACGGTGTTTTCCCTGAGCTACGGGGTCGCCACCCTCGGCTACAGCCGAGAGACATTCCTGGCCCTGCTGTGCTTCGCCGTCCTGTTCATGGCCGCCGCCACGCCCTTGTCGGCCTGGGCCAGCGATCGCTTCGGCCGCAAACCGGTGCTGATCGTCGGTGGCGTGCTGGCGATTGCCTCGGGCTTTCTCATGGAACCCCTGCTGACCCACGGCTCGACCTGGGCCGTGGCCCTGTTCCTGTGCGTCGAGCTGTTCCTGATGGGCGTGACCTTCGCGCCGATGGGCGCCTTGCTGCCGGAACTGTTCCCCACGCATGTGCGTTATACCGGCGCTTCGGCGGCTTATAACCTGGGAGGCATCGTCGGCGCCTCGGCTGCCCCGTTCTTCGCCCAGAAGCTGGTGGCAATGGGCGGCCTGGGCTATGTCGGTGGCTACGTATCCGCGGCTGCGGTACTGAGCGTGATCGCCGTGCTGTGCCTGAAGGAAACCCGTCATAACGACCTGAACCGGGTTGCCTGA
- the cmoA gene encoding carboxy-S-adenosyl-L-methionine synthase CmoA has translation MSKESDRLFAQPLAQVPDFAFNEDVVRVFPDMIKRSVPGYPTIVENLGVLAAQFAQPGSVLYDLGSSLGAVTQALRRHVRTDGCRVIAVDNSAAMVERCREYLNGQDSMFQELLPVEVIEGDILALDFQPASVVALNFTLQFIARPQRTELLSRIRQSLLPGGALILSEKLRFNDPEEHALLTDLHVAFKRANGYSELEIAQKRSAIENVMKPDSLEEHRERLLAAGFSKVVPWFQCLNFASLIALP, from the coding sequence GTGAGCAAAGAGTCCGACCGCCTATTCGCCCAACCCCTGGCCCAAGTGCCTGACTTCGCGTTCAACGAGGACGTAGTGCGGGTGTTTCCGGACATGATCAAGCGTTCGGTGCCAGGCTACCCGACCATCGTCGAAAACCTCGGCGTGCTCGCCGCGCAATTCGCCCAGCCGGGCAGCGTGCTCTACGATCTCGGCTCTTCCTTGGGCGCGGTGACCCAGGCCCTGCGCCGTCATGTGCGCACTGATGGTTGCCGGGTGATCGCGGTGGACAACTCGGCGGCCATGGTGGAGCGCTGCCGCGAATACCTCAACGGCCAGGACTCGATGTTCCAGGAGCTGCTGCCGGTGGAAGTGATCGAAGGCGACATCCTGGCCCTGGACTTCCAGCCGGCTTCGGTGGTCGCGCTGAACTTCACCCTGCAATTCATTGCGCGGCCGCAGCGCACCGAGCTGCTGAGCCGAATCCGCCAATCCCTGTTGCCCGGTGGCGCCCTGATCCTCTCGGAAAAACTGCGTTTCAACGACCCCGAGGAACACGCCCTGCTCACCGACCTGCACGTGGCGTTCAAGCGCGCCAACGGCTACAGCGAGCTGGAGATTGCCCAGAAACGCAGCGCCATCGAAAACGTCATGAAGCCCGACAGCCTCGAAGAACACCGCGAACGCCTGCTGGCGGCCGGGTTCTCGAAAGTCGTGCCGTGGTTCCAGTGTCTTAACTTCGCCTCGTTGATTGCCCTGCCATGA
- the tadA gene encoding tRNA adenosine(34) deaminase TadA, with the protein MRQIRPARIIDRSRDQDFMREALALAAQGAALGEVPVGAVLVQDGEIIGRGFNCPISGHDPSAHAEMVAIRAAAQAMRNYRLPGSTLYVTLEPCSMCAGLIVHSRIARVVYGALEPKAGIVQSQGQFFSQGFLNHRVMYEGGVLAEECSTVLSEFFKARRAKATD; encoded by the coding sequence ATGCGCCAGATTCGTCCCGCCAGGATCATCGACCGCAGCCGTGACCAGGATTTCATGCGCGAAGCCCTGGCCCTTGCCGCCCAGGGTGCCGCCCTGGGTGAGGTGCCGGTGGGAGCGGTGTTGGTGCAGGACGGCGAGATCATCGGACGCGGCTTCAATTGCCCGATCAGCGGTCACGATCCCAGTGCCCATGCGGAAATGGTCGCCATCCGCGCCGCGGCCCAGGCCATGCGCAACTATCGCCTGCCCGGCAGCACCCTCTACGTCACGCTGGAACCGTGCAGCATGTGCGCCGGCCTGATCGTTCACTCGCGCATTGCCCGGGTCGTCTATGGTGCCCTGGAGCCCAAGGCCGGCATCGTGCAGAGCCAAGGGCAGTTCTTCAGCCAGGGTTTCCTGAACCATCGCGTGATGTACGAAGGCGGCGTGCTGGCCGAGGAGTGCAGCACGGTGCTGAGCGAGTTCTTCAAGGCGCGTAGAGCCAAGGCCACAGACTAG